A genomic segment from Chitinophaga niabensis encodes:
- a CDS encoding VOC family protein codes for MAHPTVSPYFILKDGAAFLSFLTTVFGATTIALHHNDKGGIMHGEAGIGDSVIMFGESSGAFPDETGSVFIYVKDTDETYRKAMAEGSESRQEPSDKDYGRAAGIRDPFGNTWWITQV; via the coding sequence ATGGCACATCCGACTGTAAGCCCTTATTTCATCTTAAAAGATGGGGCGGCTTTTCTTTCTTTTCTGACAACTGTATTTGGTGCAACAACAATTGCGCTGCATCATAACGACAAAGGTGGAATAATGCATGGTGAAGCAGGCATTGGTGATAGCGTGATCATGTTCGGGGAAAGTTCCGGTGCTTTTCCTGATGAAACAGGATCTGTATTTATTTATGTAAAAGATACAGACGAAACTTATCGAAAAGCGATGGCAGAGGGTTCTGAGTCCCGCCAGGAGCCGTCGGATAAAGATTATGGGCGTGCAGCGGGGATAAGAGATCCGTTCGGGAATACCTGGTGGATCACGCAGGTGTAG
- the ung gene encoding uracil-DNA glycosylase translates to MDVKIESSWKEALKDEFQKSYFEQIVMSLKHEKASGKTIYPPGNLIFNAFDKTPFDKVKVVILGQDPYHGPGQAHGLCFSVQKGIKPPPSLVNIYKEMNTDLGIPIADTGDLTPWAENGVLLLNAMLTVRAGEPASHSKIGWENFTDAVIKRLSDTKEGLVFLLWGKFAQDKQVLIDATRHYILKAAHPSPFSVDKGFYGCRHFSKTNEILVKQGKEPVNWQL, encoded by the coding sequence ATGGATGTAAAGATTGAAAGCAGTTGGAAAGAGGCACTTAAAGACGAATTCCAAAAATCCTATTTTGAGCAGATCGTCATGTCCCTCAAGCATGAAAAGGCCTCCGGAAAGACCATATACCCCCCCGGTAACCTGATCTTTAATGCGTTCGATAAAACACCCTTTGATAAGGTAAAGGTAGTGATATTAGGCCAGGATCCTTATCACGGCCCAGGTCAGGCCCATGGCCTCTGTTTCTCTGTGCAGAAAGGTATTAAACCGCCGCCTTCCCTGGTGAATATCTACAAGGAAATGAACACAGACCTCGGCATTCCCATCGCAGACACCGGCGATCTCACCCCCTGGGCCGAAAACGGCGTACTATTGCTGAATGCCATGTTGACAGTGAGGGCAGGGGAGCCTGCTTCCCACAGTAAAATAGGCTGGGAGAATTTTACAGATGCCGTGATAAAAAGGCTCTCCGACACAAAAGAAGGCCTGGTCTTCCTGCTTTGGGGTAAATTTGCGCAGGATAAGCAGGTTTTGATAGACGCTACCAGGCATTATATCTTAAAAGCGGCCCATCCTTCACCATTTAGTGTAGACAAAGGGTTTTACGGATGCCGTCACTTTTCCAAAACGAATGAGATTCTTGTGAAGCAGGGAAAAGAACCGGTTAACTGGCAACTATAA
- a CDS encoding lysophospholipid acyltransferase family protein, giving the protein MLIVLIPIWIFSFLPDPAKTRNFLILGRIWMKVYMTLIFCPVYRKGKQYFEKGKVYVVVCNHNSFVDVLVATPGIPGTNKTLAKHDLVKVPIFGMMYKIGGIIVNRNDDLSRKQSFEHMRNALKMGMHMALFPEGTRNRTPFPLKRFYDGAFALAIETQTPIIPSLIFHTRKILVPDKFFFALPHRIDYHFLPPVETKGLTKEDLPALKEKIFMMMWDHYLTNGGVEPTPA; this is encoded by the coding sequence ATGTTGATTGTACTTATCCCTATCTGGATCTTCTCCTTTTTACCTGATCCTGCTAAGACGCGCAACTTCCTCATATTGGGGAGGATATGGATGAAAGTCTACATGACCCTTATCTTTTGCCCCGTTTACCGTAAAGGGAAGCAATATTTTGAAAAAGGCAAGGTGTACGTGGTAGTATGCAACCACAATTCTTTCGTGGATGTACTGGTAGCTACACCCGGCATTCCGGGCACCAATAAAACCCTGGCCAAACATGATTTAGTCAAGGTGCCGATCTTTGGTATGATGTACAAGATCGGGGGCATTATAGTGAACCGGAACGATGATCTGAGCCGCAAGCAGAGTTTCGAACATATGCGGAATGCGTTAAAAATGGGTATGCATATGGCTTTATTCCCCGAGGGCACCCGTAACCGCACGCCATTTCCATTAAAACGCTTTTATGATGGGGCATTTGCGCTCGCTATTGAAACGCAAACGCCCATCATTCCTTCTTTAATTTTCCATACCCGTAAAATACTGGTGCCCGATAAATTCTTCTTCGCTTTACCGCATCGGATAGATTACCATTTTCTGCCGCCGGTGGAAACAAAGGGCCTCACAAAGGAAGACCTGCCGGCATTGAAGGAAAAGATATTTATGATGATGTGGGACCATTATTTAACCAATGGAGGAGTAGAACCTACACCTGCGTGA
- a CDS encoding helix-turn-helix domain-containing protein — protein MYLTFQPPPQLARHVRMFWVFEYDVPEGQPYVYRSMADGCAEMVFHYKGAFSEVDSADYHPAVLHAQTSRHRRFLTHGSFGIFGAYLYPTALPQLFGLSSSSFSNQMPQLTDFLGAEGAFLTEQIMTAPSHKQRVHLLSVFLQQRLGGREQDETAAHVAVKHIIQVNGQVDVASLASRICLSTRQFERKFKEFSGFSPKTYTRIIRFQRALAEYGNKHLNMTEIAYQCGYYDQSHFIHDFREFSGYHPRQYFSGRPEGIEYREG, from the coding sequence GTGTATCTTACGTTTCAGCCACCACCGCAATTGGCCCGGCATGTACGCATGTTCTGGGTGTTCGAGTACGATGTGCCCGAAGGGCAGCCTTATGTATACCGTTCTATGGCAGATGGCTGTGCGGAAATGGTTTTCCATTACAAGGGGGCGTTTTCGGAGGTTGATTCAGCAGATTATCATCCTGCAGTGCTGCATGCACAAACTAGCCGGCACCGGCGGTTCCTTACCCACGGGAGCTTTGGCATCTTCGGGGCCTACCTCTACCCTACTGCTTTACCGCAGCTTTTTGGTTTGTCTTCTTCTTCTTTTAGCAACCAGATGCCGCAGTTAACGGATTTCCTGGGCGCTGAAGGTGCCTTTCTAACAGAACAGATCATGACGGCGCCGAGTCATAAGCAGCGGGTACATTTGCTGAGTGTTTTTTTGCAGCAGCGGTTGGGTGGGCGCGAGCAGGACGAAACTGCTGCCCATGTAGCCGTAAAACATATCATTCAAGTGAACGGCCAGGTAGACGTGGCCTCTCTGGCTTCCCGCATCTGTCTCTCCACCCGGCAATTTGAGCGCAAGTTCAAAGAGTTCAGCGGTTTCTCTCCCAAAACATACACCCGCATCATCCGCTTCCAGCGTGCCCTGGCTGAATATGGGAACAAACACCTCAACATGACGGAGATAGCCTACCAATGCGGATACTATGATCAATCCCATTTCATTCACGACTTCCGTGAATTCTCCGGATACCATCCGCGGCAGTACTTTTCCGGCCGGCCCGAGGGGATAGAGTACCGGGAGGGTTGA
- a CDS encoding RNA polymerase sigma factor, whose protein sequence is MDNLKHFKDENALWSAIKDGDAAAFKELYEAYADVLYRYGLRYLKDEDTIKDCIHDLFVDLHRYSRNLSDTVNIRFYLLGAFRRRLHEASKKAAAWKAGVDPEMEFLIEYDTQHLKIADEEQQQTMQQLAVALRQLPARQKEVIYLRYNAELSYEEIASVMKITVPTCRTLAYRAFQQLREQLKQVPVYYLAAVLLALLK, encoded by the coding sequence TTGGACAATCTGAAGCATTTTAAAGATGAAAATGCACTGTGGTCCGCCATTAAGGATGGGGATGCAGCAGCATTTAAGGAGTTGTATGAAGCGTATGCGGATGTCCTGTATCGTTACGGTCTTCGCTATTTGAAAGATGAGGACACGATAAAGGACTGTATTCACGACCTCTTTGTTGATCTGCACCGTTATTCCCGTAACCTTTCCGACACAGTTAATATCCGCTTCTACCTGCTGGGCGCTTTCCGCAGAAGGCTCCACGAAGCCAGTAAAAAAGCCGCTGCATGGAAGGCCGGGGTAGACCCGGAAATGGAGTTCCTCATAGAATATGATACACAACACCTGAAGATCGCCGACGAAGAACAACAGCAAACCATGCAGCAACTGGCAGTTGCCCTCCGGCAACTCCCGGCCCGCCAGAAAGAGGTGATCTACCTGCGTTATAATGCGGAATTAAGTTATGAAGAGATCGCTTCTGTGATGAAGATCACCGTCCCCACCTGCCGTACCCTGGCATACCGTGCTTTCCAGCAGCTCCGTGAACAGCTTAAGCAAGTCCCAGTTTATTACCTGGCAGCAGTGCTTTTGGCCCTTCTCAAATAA